A window from Chlamydia gallinacea 08-1274/3 encodes these proteins:
- the hemE gene encoding uroporphyrinogen decarboxylase, whose protein sequence is MSKFYELIKPDTSRPPAWLLRQVGRYMPQYQELKGSRTLKEFFHDTEAIVAATLLGPELLNVDAAILFADILSILDGFAIPYDFSPGPKVNFSPQNDYLFTKYPEEHFSYLLEAIRRLVPRLSVPLIVFSASPFTLANYLLDGGNTKDSPKTMSFLYQYPEKFDSLLSQLTTAIASYLKVQIHAGASAIQLFESSSLRLPPSLFSRYITRWNTQLITQIKQGTSSPVSLFCRCFYENFIDLYTTGADTLHPDYHVDLAHLYATLPQPGSLQGNFDPALLLLPQDKLIHYVEQYLVPLKSQPQYIFNLGHGILPETPLENVQAVLLCLTSTLNS, encoded by the coding sequence ATGTCAAAATTTTATGAATTGATTAAACCAGACACTTCTCGTCCACCTGCATGGCTTCTTAGACAGGTGGGGAGGTATATGCCCCAGTATCAAGAACTCAAAGGCTCTCGAACATTGAAAGAATTTTTCCATGATACCGAAGCTATTGTTGCAGCTACCCTGCTAGGGCCAGAATTACTAAATGTAGATGCTGCTATTCTCTTTGCTGATATTCTTTCTATATTAGATGGTTTCGCCATTCCCTATGATTTCTCTCCTGGTCCTAAAGTAAATTTTTCTCCTCAGAACGACTACCTCTTTACAAAGTATCCTGAAGAACATTTTTCTTATCTTTTGGAAGCTATTCGCCGTCTTGTTCCTCGTTTGTCTGTACCTTTGATTGTTTTTTCTGCCTCTCCGTTTACACTAGCTAACTACCTCTTAGATGGGGGAAATACTAAAGATTCTCCTAAGACAATGTCCTTTTTGTACCAATATCCTGAAAAATTCGACTCTCTTTTATCACAACTAACCACGGCAATAGCTTCTTACTTAAAAGTACAAATCCATGCCGGAGCTTCGGCTATTCAATTATTTGAATCCTCGAGTTTACGACTTCCTCCCTCTCTATTTTCCCGTTACATCACTAGATGGAATACGCAATTGATTACTCAGATAAAACAGGGAACCTCTTCCCCCGTTAGCTTGTTTTGCCGATGCTTTTACGAAAACTTTATTGATCTCTACACCACAGGAGCTGATACTTTACATCCTGATTACCATGTTGACCTTGCACATCTATATGCTACTCTTCCGCAACCAGGATCTCTACAAGGAAACTTCGATCCAGCACTGCTTCTCCTGCCTCAAGACAAACTTATTCATTATGTTGAGCAATACCTTGTTCCTTTAAAATCACAGCCTCAGTACATTTTCAATTTAGGACACGGTATTCTTCCTGAAACCCCTTTAGAAAACGTTCAGGCCGTACTATTATGTTTAACCTCAACTTTAAATTCCTAG
- a CDS encoding protoporphyrinogen oxidase, giving the protein MRKIFIIGAGISGLSTAWWLKKKFPHTECLILEKSPRPGGLLYTEYLNDFALDLGPKGFLTHGDGKYTLQLIKELGLYSSLVTSNKAAKTRFIHYKGKTRKISLWTLLKEGLPLALIKDLFAFRYDKDSSVQEFLQRHSTKSLIHHILNPIVLATRAGHSHLLSAHMAFPSLSKYEAQTGSLLRSYLKESSIKTKNSPYLASLKPSFGILIDTLVKKLPVTWKFSSPVIKIDCLPSQVIIHTEKETLAGDLAIYTGPLTSLSHLIHIPGMSQLAKKILPWDLSCATLGWKTQHPHLPQGYGMLFSDAPPLLGIVFHSQIFPKQLSGKTVISLLLENRWYKEDAYAFSLAAISEYLNITCKPDVFSLFSPEDGLPQHCVGFLEMKNCVLPHIPQNLKIVGQNFSGPGVNRCVASAYHTIATLYREKTFTKSHCLH; this is encoded by the coding sequence ATGAGAAAAATCTTTATTATAGGAGCAGGAATTTCAGGATTATCCACAGCATGGTGGTTAAAGAAAAAATTTCCTCACACCGAATGCCTTATTCTAGAAAAATCTCCTCGACCTGGAGGATTACTCTATACGGAATATCTTAATGATTTTGCTTTAGATTTAGGACCTAAAGGCTTTCTTACTCATGGCGATGGTAAATACACCCTACAACTAATTAAAGAACTTGGGCTCTACTCTTCACTGGTAACTAGTAATAAAGCAGCAAAGACGCGATTCATCCATTACAAAGGGAAAACCCGAAAAATTTCTCTATGGACTCTGCTTAAAGAGGGACTACCTTTAGCTTTAATCAAAGACCTTTTTGCTTTTCGATATGATAAAGATAGTTCCGTGCAAGAATTCTTACAACGGCATAGCACAAAATCTTTGATCCATCATATTCTCAATCCTATTGTCCTAGCTACCCGAGCTGGACATAGCCACCTGCTTTCTGCTCATATGGCTTTCCCTTCTCTTTCAAAGTATGAAGCACAAACAGGATCTCTATTACGCAGTTACCTCAAAGAATCCTCAATAAAAACTAAGAATAGTCCCTATCTTGCCTCATTAAAACCCAGTTTTGGAATTCTTATTGATACACTAGTAAAAAAACTACCTGTCACGTGGAAATTCTCCTCGCCTGTAATAAAAATCGACTGTTTACCTTCCCAAGTAATTATTCATACAGAAAAAGAAACTCTTGCAGGGGATCTAGCGATTTACACAGGACCATTGACTTCTTTGTCTCATCTTATCCACATTCCTGGTATGTCTCAGCTTGCAAAAAAAATTCTTCCTTGGGATCTCTCCTGTGCAACTTTAGGATGGAAGACACAACACCCACATCTACCTCAAGGATATGGCATGTTATTTTCTGATGCCCCCCCTCTACTAGGAATTGTTTTTCATTCTCAAATTTTCCCTAAGCAACTCTCAGGAAAAACGGTGATTTCTTTACTCTTAGAAAACCGTTGGTATAAAGAAGATGCTTATGCATTTTCGCTAGCAGCAATTTCCGAATATCTCAATATTACATGCAAACCCGATGTCTTTTCTCTATTCTCTCCTGAAGACGGTTTACCTCAACACTGTGTGGGATTTTTAGAAATGAAAAACTGTGTTCTCCCTCATATCCCTCAGAATCTCAAGATTGTGGGGCAAAACTTCTCAGGGCCTGGAGTTAATCGCTGTGTAGCATCAGCCTACCATACCATTGCTACTCTCTATAGAGAGAAAACGTTCACAAAGAGCCACTGTCTCCATTAA
- a CDS encoding tetratricopeptide repeat family protein translates to MKMYRDLFVRVVQSCCILLVGFLSICASPSQKLPFGHYCADVHTALKAERACDEVFSGFVDRIIEEKTELSLRDWETIAFLVRDYVQVRIKQGNHATSAEILRKLLSVASMPPRIKSSIHLSWQKLNPEGVSLRELTAKLHDISNFQDTLEDHLLLQLYTMTLHSSYNDRKQEILLAKERGDYDEALRLCYQLKNSMNEGICSPHPDILTIEKIFLEKIILALQLERSQDNMESCASLLLSYCRTEKDYAQSVADLVLRISQGEVYRAHEIDVILLAHALCMLPWNQKQAIHELEVLIDHGRYLQSPLVYCGYFSLLEVYCQNRNFKELHKLLTAGEKIFLSDHPYAPEYNFFLASYYYEQQDYERSQEVFLSILKHATKLGVTLARVYEYLGCIACMHQHYSEAEDFFLRAYKSWNRQEAGLGLFLTYAMQGKSVLCEEFLTHSTFSFAYQNIVKAMTSLFLHHDHVIVSPVMKVCLRLQSRQHVPLEDIYYHCIYDMIKRYSIRHHSHPIFSLIDTQITRAEQEYLEKTRETLRDTDYSQALTFWLAFRQGKLAKEHTGEPLTHSVSLREIALCCFHALYNHNSASGDALAQVFSSECSSLQSVIRWVWALTRSHYDLKDLERYCENLSLRPYGDRLYLLAYDIQEYFLKNARALSHLSAFSNYFPNSSLLPVVYYFQSYAETTLVRKISWLTKALHEFSEVTLLGENTQSWTYLYYTAKLDLAHTYLALGDVIRAKEVFEEVKEDWVIPHPQLLFIEDSRVRITMEMRWVIGLAHVYEKLKERDRLIHHLLEHIEQRLLNHSLRREYVGEMLMETVALCERFLSIESSNGMVG, encoded by the coding sequence ATGAAAATGTATCGCGACTTATTTGTACGTGTTGTTCAGAGTTGCTGTATTTTGCTGGTAGGATTTCTGAGTATTTGTGCTTCACCATCTCAGAAGCTTCCTTTTGGTCATTATTGTGCTGATGTACACACAGCATTAAAGGCAGAGAGAGCATGTGATGAAGTTTTTTCTGGATTTGTAGATCGCATTATTGAAGAAAAAACAGAACTGTCTTTACGGGATTGGGAAACAATTGCATTTTTGGTGCGAGATTATGTTCAAGTAAGAATAAAACAAGGCAATCATGCAACTAGTGCGGAGATTTTAAGAAAATTGTTATCTGTTGCTTCTATGCCTCCTCGGATTAAATCTTCTATACACCTTTCCTGGCAAAAATTAAATCCCGAGGGAGTTTCCTTAAGGGAGCTAACGGCAAAATTGCATGATATCAGTAATTTTCAAGATACTCTAGAGGATCATCTGCTACTGCAATTATATACTATGACCTTGCACAGTAGTTATAACGATCGAAAGCAAGAAATTCTTTTAGCGAAGGAACGTGGAGATTACGATGAAGCTCTACGATTGTGTTATCAATTAAAGAACAGCATGAACGAAGGAATTTGTAGCCCTCATCCTGATATCCTCACTATAGAGAAAATCTTTTTAGAAAAGATAATTCTGGCTTTACAATTGGAGCGATCTCAAGACAATATGGAGTCTTGCGCGTCATTATTGTTATCCTACTGCCGAACTGAAAAGGATTACGCACAGTCTGTAGCCGACTTAGTATTGAGAATATCTCAAGGAGAAGTTTACCGTGCCCATGAGATTGATGTTATTCTTTTAGCACATGCCCTATGTATGCTTCCTTGGAATCAAAAACAAGCGATTCATGAGTTAGAAGTACTTATTGATCATGGAAGGTATTTACAGTCACCTTTGGTGTATTGCGGGTACTTTTCTTTGTTAGAAGTTTATTGCCAAAATAGAAATTTTAAAGAACTTCATAAATTACTTACCGCTGGAGAAAAAATTTTTCTTTCCGATCATCCTTATGCTCCTGAATATAATTTTTTCCTTGCCAGTTACTATTATGAACAACAGGATTATGAGAGATCTCAAGAAGTTTTTTTATCGATTTTAAAACATGCGACAAAATTAGGAGTGACTTTAGCTAGAGTATATGAGTACCTTGGCTGTATTGCTTGTATGCATCAGCATTATTCTGAAGCAGAAGATTTTTTCTTGAGGGCATATAAAAGTTGGAATCGGCAGGAAGCAGGTTTAGGGTTATTCCTTACCTACGCTATGCAAGGGAAATCCGTGTTGTGTGAAGAATTTCTTACTCATTCAACCTTTTCTTTTGCATATCAAAACATTGTGAAAGCAATGACTTCGTTATTTTTACATCATGATCATGTGATAGTGTCTCCCGTGATGAAAGTTTGTCTGAGGTTACAGAGCCGTCAGCATGTTCCTCTTGAGGATATCTATTATCACTGTATTTATGATATGATAAAGAGATATTCTATTCGCCACCATTCTCATCCTATTTTTTCCCTTATCGATACACAAATTACACGTGCTGAACAAGAATATCTTGAAAAAACTCGAGAAACCTTGCGGGATACAGATTACTCTCAAGCATTAACTTTTTGGTTAGCCTTTCGTCAGGGCAAGTTAGCAAAAGAACATACGGGAGAACCTCTCACCCATTCTGTGTCTTTGAGAGAAATTGCTTTGTGTTGTTTTCATGCTTTGTATAATCATAACTCTGCGTCTGGAGATGCCTTAGCTCAGGTATTTTCTTCTGAATGTTCTTCTTTGCAATCTGTCATTCGTTGGGTATGGGCCTTAACAAGGTCGCATTATGATTTGAAAGATTTAGAGCGTTATTGTGAAAACTTGTCTTTACGTCCCTACGGCGATCGGTTGTACTTACTTGCTTATGATATTCAAGAGTATTTCTTAAAGAATGCTCGAGCTTTGTCACATTTGTCTGCTTTTTCTAACTATTTCCCTAATTCTTCGTTATTGCCTGTAGTTTATTATTTCCAAAGTTATGCAGAGACTACTTTGGTAAGAAAAATTAGTTGGCTAACAAAAGCATTGCATGAGTTTTCAGAAGTTACTTTATTAGGAGAGAATACGCAATCCTGGACATATCTATATTATACTGCGAAGTTAGACCTTGCACATACTTATCTTGCTTTGGGGGATGTTATACGAGCTAAAGAAGTTTTTGAGGAGGTGAAGGAAGATTGGGTTATTCCTCACCCTCAACTACTCTTTATTGAAGATTCTCGTGTTCGTATCACCATGGAAATGCGTTGGGTTATAGGCTTAGCCCATGTGTATGAAAAACTGAAAGAAAGAGATCGTTTAATTCATCATCTTTTAGAACATATTGAACAGCGTTTGCTCAACCATTCTTTACGTCGTGAATATGTTGGAGAGATGTTAATGGAGACAGTGGCTCTTTGTGAACGTTTTCTCTCTATAGAGAGTAGCAATGGTATGGTAGGCTGA
- the hemN gene encoding oxygen-independent coproporphyrinogen III oxidase, whose translation MFNLNFKFLEGLQQPAPRYTSYPTVLEWENSDAQPAYQAFSLLQQSNHPLSLYFHIPFCQSMCLYCGCSVILNRREDIVEQYIDTLIQEMELIHSLLGKRKVSRIHFGGGTPSRLSRKLFEKLFSAIHRLFNLTETQEIAIEFDPRSLRNDENKPLFLQSLGFNRVSLGVQDTHPDVQESVRRRQSHQESLQAYEKFRQLRFESINIDLIYGLPKQTKVTFAQTIADILQMRPDRLALFSFAFVPWAKPHQKAIQQNSLPSMEEKFAIYSHARHTLTQAGYQAIGLDHFSLPEDPLNIAFKNKTLIRNFQGYSLPPEEDLVGLGITATSFIRGIYLQNTKTLKSYHEKIAAGSLATSKSKILSEDDKIRKWVIHKLMCTFHVSKEEFSDLYGHHFDTYFSESQERISSMASTGLLQNSSSSITVTPLGELFVRVIATAFDHYFLKSLSSVPKFSKSI comes from the coding sequence ATGTTTAACCTCAACTTTAAATTCCTAGAAGGTCTCCAGCAACCGGCACCTAGATACACTAGCTATCCTACTGTTTTAGAATGGGAGAATTCTGATGCACAGCCTGCTTACCAAGCTTTTTCTCTTCTTCAGCAGAGCAATCATCCTTTATCTTTATATTTTCATATTCCCTTTTGTCAATCTATGTGTCTATATTGTGGGTGTTCTGTAATACTAAATCGTCGCGAAGATATTGTAGAACAATATATCGACACCTTAATTCAAGAAATGGAGCTAATCCACTCTCTTCTAGGGAAAAGAAAAGTATCTCGTATCCATTTTGGAGGAGGAACACCAAGTCGTCTATCTCGGAAGCTTTTTGAAAAACTCTTTTCTGCCATACATCGCCTATTTAACCTTACGGAAACACAAGAAATTGCTATTGAATTTGATCCACGTTCTTTAAGGAACGATGAGAATAAACCTCTGTTCCTCCAATCTTTGGGATTTAATCGGGTTAGCCTAGGCGTACAAGACACGCATCCCGATGTGCAAGAATCTGTACGTCGCCGCCAAAGCCACCAAGAATCATTACAAGCTTACGAAAAGTTCCGACAATTACGTTTTGAAAGTATTAACATCGATTTAATCTATGGTCTCCCCAAACAAACAAAAGTAACATTCGCACAAACAATTGCCGATATTCTGCAGATGCGACCCGACCGTTTAGCTTTATTTTCTTTTGCTTTTGTTCCCTGGGCAAAGCCACACCAAAAAGCAATCCAACAAAATTCCTTACCTTCTATGGAAGAAAAATTTGCCATTTACTCTCATGCACGCCATACGCTAACACAAGCGGGATATCAAGCAATCGGTTTAGATCATTTCTCTCTTCCTGAAGACCCTTTAAACATTGCCTTCAAAAATAAAACGCTCATTCGCAACTTCCAAGGCTATTCCTTACCCCCTGAGGAAGACTTAGTAGGATTAGGAATTACAGCGACAAGTTTTATTCGAGGGATTTACTTACAAAATACAAAGACATTGAAATCTTACCATGAAAAAATAGCTGCAGGTTCTCTAGCAACGAGTAAAAGTAAAATCCTATCCGAAGATGATAAAATCCGAAAATGGGTAATTCATAAATTAATGTGCACATTCCATGTATCTAAAGAAGAATTTTCTGATCTTTATGGTCATCATTTCGATACCTACTTCTCTGAAAGCCAAGAAAGGATCTCTAGCATGGCATCTACGGGTCTCTTACAAAACAGTTCCTCGTCTATAACAGTTACGCCTCTAGGAGAATTATTTGTCCGTGTCATTGCTACTGCTTTTGACCATTATTTCTTAAAATCACTTTCTTCGGTTCCCAAATTTTCAAAGTCCATATGA
- a CDS encoding histone H1-like protein Hc1, which translates to MALKDTAKKMRDLLESIQHDLDKAEKGNKAAAQRVRTDSIKLEKIAKLYRKESIKAEKAGLMKRKPAAKAKKTAAKKQAKTPAKKTAVKAKAKPKARTSAKKAAVKTKKGSKSHLLRK; encoded by the coding sequence ATGGCGCTAAAAGATACGGCAAAAAAAATGAGGGATCTGTTGGAAAGTATCCAGCATGATTTAGACAAAGCCGAAAAAGGAAATAAAGCAGCAGCTCAAAGAGTTCGTACAGACTCTATTAAATTAGAAAAAATTGCAAAACTATACCGAAAAGAATCAATCAAAGCTGAAAAAGCTGGTTTGATGAAACGTAAACCTGCAGCTAAAGCAAAAAAAACTGCTGCCAAAAAACAAGCAAAAACTCCGGCAAAAAAAACTGCTGTAAAAGCAAAAGCAAAACCAAAAGCAAGAACCTCAGCAAAAAAAGCTGCTGTAAAAACAAAAAAAGGTTCTAAATCCCATCTCTTAAGAAAATAA
- the mfd gene encoding transcription-repair coupling factor, which yields MDFNTDNLAPTLLSQLTHASTPLLIENIHSGARAFLAAQFFHQKNTSVVMVTTRSRLDDLFEDLSAFLEVPPLEFPSSEIDLSPELVNIDAVGKRDKILYELCGKDKPVFCVTTLKALLEKTRSPQNLASQYLDIHVGDMLDPDTMIDLCKNLGYRHTTLASDKGEFAYRGGIIDIFPLSSPEPFRIEFWGEKIISIRPFNPSDQLSTGKTSRLSISPAIQNSGEESLEHSLLDYFLSPPAFIFDNLTQLEDDFAEMAGTLASLPKRFLSIKEFCSRAFLSPTIFFEETTYPNAQIKKNQEVHIEAFHCHIATSRVAAPFIYPNEIFASEGNPLLDFLQQLHEYLPNTESPFHISIYHTNTKSLKEAHTLIETLRHPHWQIHEKRHNLSSSFALVEQGFVAISLSEFASTKVLRRQKQRSYASVATEEVFVPIPGETVVHLHNGIGKFIGIEKKPNHLNIETDYLVIEYADRARLYVPSDQAYLISRYVGTSEKSPELHNLNGSKWKRSRDLSEKSLILYAEKLLQLEAQRSTAAAFTYPPHGEEVIKFEESFPYEETPDQLKAIEQIYNDMMSEKLMDRLICGDAGFGKTEVIMRAAVKTVCDGHRQVIVMVPTTILATQHYETFTQRMAGLPINIAVLSRFSDNKTTKKIFEGVSNGDIDILIGTHKLINKHLEFKNPGLLVIDEEQRFGVKVKDFLKERYPTVDCLTVSATPIPRTLYMSLSGARDLSLITMPPLDRLPVSTFVLEYSDETLTAALRHELLRGGQAYVIHNRIESIFRLANTIRSLIPEARIAVAHGQMSSEELAAIFQKFKDQQINILVATALIENGIDIPNANTILVDQADKFGMADLYQMKGRVGRWNRKAYCYFLVSHLDRLSSPAAKRLEALNKQEYGGGMKIALHDLEIRGAGNILGTDQSGHISAIGFNLYCKLLKKTVAALKNNTSPLLFNDDVKIEFPYNSRIPDSYIELASMRIEFYQKIGNAENPEQLTCIQEEMRDRFGPLPDEVLWLFALARIRIFALERHITSIKGTTNALYIQQHQEKTEKLKKVLPYSLSPTPELLVSEVLESLEKAFPTQASC from the coding sequence ATGGATTTCAACACAGATAACTTAGCTCCAACTCTTCTTTCTCAACTTACTCATGCCTCTACTCCATTATTAATAGAAAACATCCACTCGGGAGCACGCGCATTTTTAGCAGCTCAATTTTTTCATCAAAAAAATACTTCCGTTGTTATGGTAACAACACGTTCTCGACTGGATGATCTTTTTGAAGATCTCTCTGCATTTTTAGAAGTCCCTCCTCTAGAGTTTCCTTCATCAGAAATTGATTTGTCTCCTGAGCTGGTCAATATTGATGCTGTGGGCAAGCGTGATAAAATTCTTTATGAACTTTGTGGGAAAGATAAACCCGTATTTTGTGTGACTACATTAAAAGCATTATTAGAGAAAACACGTTCTCCTCAGAATTTAGCAAGCCAATATCTAGATATTCACGTAGGGGATATGTTAGATCCTGATACGATGATAGATTTATGTAAAAATTTAGGCTATCGTCATACAACTCTTGCTAGCGATAAAGGGGAATTTGCTTATCGTGGTGGGATTATTGATATTTTCCCCTTATCTTCTCCCGAGCCTTTTCGAATAGAATTTTGGGGAGAAAAAATTATTTCTATACGTCCCTTTAATCCTTCAGATCAACTCTCTACAGGGAAAACTTCTAGGCTCTCCATATCTCCAGCAATACAAAATTCTGGAGAAGAGTCCTTAGAGCACAGCCTTTTAGATTATTTCCTCTCCCCCCCTGCATTTATTTTCGACAATTTAACACAATTAGAAGATGATTTTGCAGAAATGGCAGGAACGCTTGCCTCTCTACCTAAACGCTTTTTATCCATTAAAGAATTTTGTTCGCGTGCTTTCCTATCTCCGACAATTTTTTTTGAAGAAACAACCTATCCCAATGCGCAAATTAAAAAAAATCAAGAAGTCCATATAGAGGCTTTCCATTGCCATATTGCAACATCACGTGTTGCAGCTCCCTTCATCTATCCTAATGAAATCTTTGCTAGTGAAGGAAATCCTCTTTTAGACTTTTTACAACAATTGCATGAATATCTTCCTAATACAGAATCTCCGTTCCATATATCTATCTATCATACTAATACTAAGTCCTTAAAAGAAGCTCACACACTCATAGAAACTCTCCGCCATCCCCACTGGCAGATTCATGAAAAACGCCATAATCTCTCATCAAGCTTTGCCTTAGTAGAACAAGGTTTTGTTGCTATTTCCTTATCTGAGTTTGCATCTACAAAAGTTTTACGAAGACAAAAACAGCGGAGTTATGCCTCTGTAGCGACTGAAGAAGTTTTCGTTCCCATTCCAGGAGAAACTGTTGTCCACCTGCACAATGGTATCGGGAAATTCATCGGAATAGAAAAAAAACCCAACCATTTAAATATTGAGACAGATTATCTCGTTATTGAGTATGCAGATCGAGCACGACTTTACGTACCTTCTGATCAAGCGTATTTAATTTCTCGTTATGTGGGAACTTCTGAAAAATCTCCTGAATTGCATAATCTCAACGGATCTAAATGGAAAAGATCTCGCGATCTCTCTGAAAAGTCTCTGATTCTCTATGCTGAAAAGCTTCTTCAACTTGAGGCGCAACGTTCAACAGCAGCAGCATTTACCTATCCCCCTCATGGAGAAGAAGTAATCAAATTCGAAGAAAGCTTTCCCTATGAGGAAACTCCTGATCAATTAAAAGCTATCGAACAAATTTATAACGACATGATGTCAGAAAAGCTCATGGACCGCCTTATTTGTGGTGATGCTGGATTCGGAAAGACGGAAGTCATTATGCGTGCGGCTGTAAAAACGGTTTGCGATGGTCATCGTCAAGTAATTGTTATGGTTCCTACAACAATTCTTGCCACCCAACATTATGAAACATTTACCCAGCGTATGGCGGGACTACCAATAAACATCGCTGTTCTATCTCGCTTTTCAGATAACAAGACAACAAAAAAAATCTTTGAAGGCGTATCTAATGGAGACATTGACATCCTTATTGGCACACATAAACTTATTAATAAACACTTAGAATTTAAAAATCCTGGTTTGCTTGTTATTGATGAAGAACAGCGTTTTGGTGTCAAAGTAAAAGATTTCCTAAAAGAACGCTATCCCACTGTAGATTGCCTTACTGTATCCGCTACACCTATTCCTCGAACTTTATACATGTCATTATCGGGAGCTCGTGATCTTTCTCTCATCACCATGCCTCCTTTAGATAGGCTTCCCGTGAGTACATTTGTATTGGAATATAGTGATGAAACATTAACAGCTGCTTTACGCCACGAACTACTCCGAGGTGGACAGGCCTATGTCATTCACAATCGTATTGAAAGTATTTTTAGATTGGCGAACACTATTCGCTCTTTAATTCCTGAAGCGCGGATCGCTGTCGCTCATGGACAAATGTCTTCCGAAGAACTCGCCGCTATTTTTCAAAAATTCAAAGATCAACAAATCAATATTCTTGTAGCTACAGCATTAATTGAAAATGGTATTGATATTCCAAATGCTAATACCATTTTAGTTGACCAAGCAGATAAATTCGGTATGGCTGACTTATATCAAATGAAAGGGCGTGTCGGACGATGGAATCGAAAAGCCTATTGCTATTTTTTAGTATCCCATTTAGATCGGTTATCTAGCCCAGCTGCTAAGCGCTTGGAAGCCCTAAATAAACAAGAATATGGGGGAGGAATGAAAATTGCTCTGCATGATTTAGAAATTCGAGGAGCAGGAAATATTTTGGGTACAGATCAATCAGGACACATTAGCGCCATAGGATTCAATTTATATTGTAAATTACTAAAAAAAACAGTAGCTGCCTTGAAAAACAATACATCGCCGCTGTTATTCAACGATGATGTAAAAATTGAATTCCCCTACAATTCGCGTATTCCTGACTCTTACATAGAGCTAGCATCGATGCGCATAGAGTTCTATCAAAAAATAGGAAATGCGGAAAACCCAGAACAATTAACTTGTATACAAGAAGAAATGCGTGACCGTTTCGGCCCTCTTCCGGATGAAGTTTTATGGCTGTTCGCTCTAGCTAGAATACGTATATTTGCTTTAGAACGCCATATTACCAGTATTAAAGGCACAACAAATGCTTTATATATCCAACAACACCAAGAAAAAACAGAAAAACTTAAAAAGGTATTACCTTATTCCCTATCACCTACTCCTGAATTATTAGTATCAGAAGTTTTAGAATCTTTAGAGAAAGCATTCCCTACACAAGCCTCTTGCTAG